A portion of the Gossypium arboreum isolate Shixiya-1 chromosome 8, ASM2569848v2, whole genome shotgun sequence genome contains these proteins:
- the LOC108464206 gene encoding protein ARABIDILLO 1-like, whose protein sequence is MSRRVRRKVANKGKDSVVSLSCYETGVEDLGTERNGVVDWTILPDDTVIHLFSRLNYRDRASLSSTCRAWRVLAASQCLWSSLDVRAHKFDTTMATSLAPRCINLQKIKFRGAESADAVIHLQAKNLCEINGDYCRKITDATLSVIVARHEALESIQLGPDFCERITGDAIKAIAFCCPKLKKLRLSGIKNVFADAINALAKHCPNLIDIGFLDCLNVDEAALGNILSVRFLSVAGSSNMNWSVVSHLWHKLPKLIGLDVSRTDIGSTDVSRLLFSSQSLKVLCALNCPVLEEDTSVSTIKTKGKLLLSLFSDIFIELSSLFADTTKKGRNVLLDWRCSKKKDKNLIEIMTWLEWILSHTLLRTAESNPQGLDDFWLKQGAALLLSLMQSSQEDVQERAATGLATFVVIDDENASIDCRRAEAVMLDGGIRLLLNLAKCWREGLQSEAAKAIANLSVNANVAKAVAEEGGINILALLARSMNRMVAEEAAGGLWNLSVGEEHKAAIAEAGGVKALVDLIFKWSSGCDGVLERAAGALANLAADDKCSTEVAIAGGVHALVMLARSCKFEGVQEQAARALANLAAHGDSNSNNAAVGQEAGALEALVHLTRSPHEGVRQEAAGALWNLSFDDRNREAIAAGGGIEALVTLAQSCSNASPGLQERAAGALWGLSVSEANSIAIGQEGGVAPLIALARSDAEDVHETAAGALWNLAFNHSNALRIVEEGGVPALVHLCLTSESKMACFMAALALAYMFDGRTDEFTPMVTSSESSLKSVSMDGPRRLALKHIEAFILRFSDAQAFAAAAVSSAPAALAQVTEKARIQEAGHLRCSGAEIGRFVSMLRNSSSILKSCAAFALLQFTIPGGRHAVHHASLMQGAGAARVLRSAAAAANAPIEAKIFARIVLRNLEHHQVEHSI, encoded by the exons ATGAGTCGTAGGGTGCGCCGCAAGGTGGCAAATAAAGGGAAGGATAGCGTTGTATCACTAAGTTGCTATGAAACCGGAGTTGAGGATTTAGGTACTGAGAGAAATGGGGTTGTGGATTGGACAATCTTACCTGATGATACAGTGATTCACTTATTTTCGCGGCTGAATTATCGTGATCGGGCGAGTTTGTCATCGACTTGTAGGGCATGGAGGGTTTTGGCTGCTTCTCAATGTTTATGGAGTTCATTGGATGTCCGTGCTCATAAATTTGATACTACAATGGCTACTTCACTTGCCCCCAGGTGTATAAATCTTCAAAAGATAAAGTTTCGAGGGGCAGAGTCTGCTGATGCAGTAATTCATCTTCAAGCTAAGAACTTGTGTGAAATAAATGGTGATTACTGCAGGAAAATAACTGATGCCACTCTATCTGTGATTGTTGCTCGACATGAGGCTCTGGAAAGTATTCAGCTCGGTCCAGACTTTTGTGAAAGGATCACTGGTGATGCTATAAAAGCAATAGCTTTTTGCTGTCCAAAGCTGAAGAAACTTCGGTTATCTGGAATAAAGAATGTTTTTGCCGATGCAATCAACGCTTTGGCTAAGCACTGTCCTAATCTGATTGACATTGGGTTCCTTGATTGTTTGAATGTTGATGAGGCAGCCTTGGGAAATATTTTATCTGTCCGGTTTCTCTCTGTTGCAGGGTCGTCAAATATGAACTGGAGTGTGGTTTCACATCTCTGGCACAAGCTGCCTAAATTGATCGGGCTGGATGTTTCAAGAACTGATATTGGTTCAACTGATGTTTCTAGATTACTATTCTCATCCCAGAGCTTGAAGGTTTTGTGTGCTTTAAATTGTCCGGTTCTTGAAGAGGACACTAGTGTTAGCACAATTAAAACCAAAGGGAAATTGTTGCTTTCTCTTTTTTCAGATATTTTTATCGAACTATCTTCTTTATTTGCCGACACCACAAAAAAAGGGAGGAACGTGCTTTTAGATTGGAGGTGCTCAAAGAAAAAAGATAAAAACTTGATTGAGATCATGACTTGGCTTGAATGGATCCTATCTCATACACTTTTGCGTACTGCTGAGAGCAATCCGCAAGGTCTTGATGATTTCTGGCTTAAGCAAGGAGCGGCACTGTTGCTCAGCTTAATGCAGAGCTCACAAGAGGATGTTCAAGAAAGGGCAGCCACTGGACTTGCGACTTTTGTTGTTATTGATGATGAAAATGCTAGCATAGATTGCAGAAGGGCTGAAGCAGTTATGCTAGATGGTGGCATCCGACTTCTTCTGAACCTAGCGAAATGTTGGCGGGAAGGGCTACAATCTGAGGCTGCAaag GCTATAGCTAACTTGTCAGTGAATGCAAATGTTGCAAAAGCTGTGGCTGAAGAAGGAGGAATTAATATCCTTGCTTTGTTGGCGAGGTCCATGAACAGGATGGTAGCTGAGGAGGCTGCTGGAGGGCTATGGAACCTTTCTGTCGGGGAAGAGCACAAG GCTGCAATTGCTGAAGCTGGTGGAGTCAAAGCTTTGGTTGACCTTATATTCAAATGGTCTTCTGGTTGTGATGGAGTTCTT GAGCGTGCAGCTGGTGCCTTGGCAAATTTGGCAGCCGATGATAAATGTAGTACGGAAGTTGCCATTGCAGGAGGTGTGCATGCATTGGTGATGCTTGCTCGTAGTTGCAAGTTTGAAGGAGTGCAAGAACAG GCTGCTCGGGCCTTAGCAAATTTGGCTGCTCATGGTGATAGCAACAGTAACAATGCTGCTGTAGGACAAGAGGCTGGTGCTCTTGAAGCACTAGTTCATCTTACTCGTTCTCCTCATGAAGGTGTCAG GCAAGAAGCTGCTGGTGCATTGTGGAATTTATCATTTGACGACAGAAATCGAGAAGCAATTGCAGCTGGTGGTGGTATTGAGGCCTTG GTTACTCTAGCCCAATCCTGTTCAAATGCTTCCCCAGGTCTTCAAGAGAGGGCAGCTGGTGCTCTTTGGGGATTGTCAGTGTCAGAAGCCAACAG CATTGCTATTGGACAAGAAGGTGGTGTTGCACCTCTGATTGCTCTTGCTCGCTCTGATGCTGAA GATGTTCATGAAACTGCAGCAGGGGCTCTTTGGAACCTTGCTTTTAACCATAGTAATGCTCTTCGGATAGTTGAAGAAGGTGGGGTTCCTGCacttgttcatctttgtttgaCATCAGAATCAAAGATGGCATGCTTCATGGCTGCATTGGCACTGGCATACATGTTTGATGGAAG AACTGATGAGTTTACACCAATGGTCACATCATCAGAAAGCAGTTTAAAGAGTGTGAGCATGGATGGGCCCAGAAGACTGGCTTTGAAGCATATCGAAGCTTTTATTCTCAGATTCTCCGATGCACAAGCATTTGCAGCAGCAGCTGTTTCATCAGCTCCAGCAGCATTGGCACAAGTAACTGAAAAAGCTCGCATTCAAGAAGCAGGGCATCTAAGATGCAG TGGGGCTGAAATTGGAAGATTTGTCTCCATGCTTCGAAACTCATCTTCAATACTCAAGTCATGTGCTGCATTTGCTCTACTCCAG TTTACCATCCCTGGTGGTCGACATGCAGTGCACCATGCTAGCCTTATGCAGGGTGCTGGAGCGGCAAGGGTTCTACGTTCTGCAGCCGCAGCAGCAAATGCTCCTATTGAGGCTAAAATCTTTGCACGAATCGTACTCCGAAACCTTGAGCACCACCAAGTAGAACATTCCATCTAA
- the LOC108464207 gene encoding pentatricopeptide repeat-containing protein At2g44880, which translates to MRYKEEPHLQLHSLWRPVERKCMFLLQQKNTKTTLLQIHAFMLRHSVETNLNIFTKFIRACAFISSLSAINHARRLFDVRPHRNDTLLCNSMIKAHLGVNQFTQSFTLYRDLRKDEEGFVPNKFTFLTLAKSCALNMAVCESLQIHNHVMKFGFCLDLYVSTALLDMYAKLGIMGSARKVFEEMPDRSVVSWTALICGYAKAGNMERAKKLLDEMPEEEDSVLYNAMIDGYVKLGDLDSARSLFNQMPNRNVISWTIMINGYCNSGDAVSARFLFDSMPEKNLVSWNAMIAGYCQNRQPHEALKLFHELQSTTLFEPDKVTIVSILPPIADLGALKLGEWVHHFVQRKKLDRATNVCTALVDMYAKCGDINKAKKVFDEMPEREIASWNALINGYAVNGCAKEALGVFLEMQNRRIVPNDVTMIGVLSACNHGGLVKEGKRWFKAMADFRLTPKIEHYGCMVDLLGRAGCVEEAEKLIESMPYEANAIILTSLLFAYWSLNNVERAERVLNKLVHMEPTNHGSYVMLRNLYAAEKRWEDVEEIRREMRRNGARKEAGCSLIEVDRRVLEFVSADKLHPQWELIQSVLLQLRMHMRGQPEMEAA; encoded by the coding sequence ATGAGATATAAAGAAGAACCACACTTGCAGTTGCACTCGCTATGGCGTCCGGTCGAGAGAAAATGCATGTTTCTTCTCCAACAAAAGAACACGAAAACCACTCTCCTCCAAATCCACGCTTTCATGCTCCGTCACTCCGTCGAAACCAACCTTAATAtcttcactaagttcatcaggGCATGCGCTTTTATTTCCTCTCTTTCCGCTATAAACCACGCCCGCCGCTTGTTCGATGTTAGGCCTCACCGAAACGACACGCTTCTTTGCAATTCTATGATCAAAGCCCATCTGGGTGTCAACCAATTTACCCAATCTTTCACTCTTTATAGAGATCTTAGGAAAGATGAGGAGGGTTTTGTTCCCAACAAGTTCACATTTTTGACCCTTGCGAAGTCTTGTGCTTTAAACATGGCAGTCTGTGAGAGTTTACAGATACATAATCACGTGATGAAATTTGGGTTTTGCTTGGATTTGTATGTTTCAACAGCTTTGCTTGATATGTACGCAAAGCTTGGAATCATGGGTTCAGCAAGAAAGGTTTTCGAAGAAATGCCTGACAGAAGTGTAGTTTCATGGACAGCTCTGATTTGTGGCTATGCAAAAGCTGGGAATATGGAGAGAGCAAAGAAGCTTTTGGATGAGATGCCTGAGGAGGAGGATTCTGTCTTATACAATGCTATGATTGATGGGTATGTTAAGTTGGGAGATTTGGATTCGGCTCGAAGTTTGTTTAATCAAATGCCAAATAGGAACGTGATTTCTTGGACTATCATGATTAATGGATATTGCAATAGTGGTGATGCTGTGTCCGCCAGATTCTTATTTGATTCCATGCCTGAAAAAAACCTAGTATCTTGGAATGCAATGATTGCTGGGTACTGTCAGAATAGGCAACCTCATGAAGCATTGAAATTGTTTCATGAACTGCAATCGACCACATTGTTTGAGCCAGATAAAGTTACCATTGTGAGCATTCTTCCACCTATTGCTGATTTGGGTGCTCTTAAATTGGGTGAATGGGTTCACCATTTTGTTCAGAGGAAGAAACTTGATAGAGCAACCAATGTATGTACAGCACTTGTTGATATGTATGCAAAATGTGGAGACATAAATAAAGCGAAAAAAGTTTTTGATGAGATGCCAGAAAGAGAAATAGCTTCATGGAATGCTTTAATAAATGGATATGCTGTAAATGGGTGTGCCAAAGAAGCATTGGGTGTATTTTTGGAAATGCAGAATCGAAGAATCGTGCCAAATGATGTGACCATGATTGGTGTTTTGTCTGCTTGTAACCATGGTGGTCTGGTGAAGGAAGGTAAGAGGTGGTTTAAAGCAATGGCAGATTTCAGGCTCACCCCGAAAATCGAGCATTATGGTTGTATGGTTGATCTGTTAGGGAGGGCGGGATGTGTGGAGGAAGCAGAGAAGCTGATAGAAAGTATGCCATATGAAGCCAATGCAATAATTCTCACTTCACTCCTATTTGCATACTGGTCCTTGAATAATGTTGAAAGAGCAGAGAGAGTGCTAAATAAGTTGGTCCATATGGAGCCAACTAATCACGGCAGTTACGTGATGTTAAGGAATTTGTATGCCGCTGAGAAAAGATGGGAAGATGTAGAAGAAATTAGGAGAGAGATGAGAAGGAATGGGGCTAGAAAAGAGGCTGGCTGCAGTCTTATTGAGGTTGATAGGAGGGTTTTGGAGTTTGTATCTGCAGATAAACTGCATCCTCAATGGGAATTGATACAGTCTGTGTTGCTGCAGTTGCGGATGCACATGAGGGGACAACCAGAGATGGAAGCTGCTTAA
- the LOC108462942 gene encoding uncharacterized protein LOC108462942, which yields MDRWSGVFNVKLAPNCKNYYRIAASLCFSSASKSLTVPSANAIFFNGDRVEGTRNPVVERLSDLQNVAQVLVSKFGGSVNAWVIQASIFNGPFAVYKDFIPSVNQYGEPKSYSPVGFPASTSTVSLLSNCLQQAEDVVSSGTKKPCSISSSSTSRPKTVVLGFSKGGTAVNQLVAELGSLDDKSHIREQPAGVNVQEEVQILPTTKESLLNSITEIHYVDVGLNSCGAYITDQDVIERISKRVADGGPRVRFFLHGTPRQWCDGRRIWIQDEKNRLYRMIESEDEKSGGKLKVCERFYFADRKPDMQMHFEVIEKMDVS from the exons ATGGATCGTTGGAGTGGTGTTTTCAATGTGAAATTAGCCCCAAACTGTAAAAATTACTACCGAATCGCCGCATCTCTCTGCTTCTCCTCTGCTTCCAAATCCCTAACT GTGCCATCAGCGAATGCCATATTTTTCAATGGAGACAGAGTTGAAGGGACAAGGAACCCTGTGGTTGAGAGGCTATCGGATCTGCAAAACGTAGCTCAAGTTTTGGTTTCTAAATTTGGCGGGTCTGTTAATGCTTGGGTCATCCAGGCTTCCATTTTCAATGGACCTTTTGCAGTTTACAAGGATTTTATCCCATCAGTCAATCAGTATGGTGAGCCTAAATCATATTCTCCTGTTGGATTCCCGGCTTCTACATCAACTGTCTCTCTCTTATCAAATTGTCTTCAACAG GCAGAAGATGTAGTTTCAAGTGGAACGAAGAAACCATGCTCCATTAGTTCATCATCTACATCACGACCCAAAACCGTAGTTCTTGGTTTCAGCAAAGGTGGTactgcagttaaccagcttgtggCTGAACTTGGTTCTTTGGATGACAAATCCCACATAAGAGAACAGCCTGCAGGGGTTAATGTCCAAGAGGAGGTTCAAATACTTCCCACGACTAAGGAAAGCTTATTAAACAGCATCACTGAGATTCATTACGTGGATGTGGGGTTAAACTCTTGTGGTGCATACATCACTGACCAAGACGTGATCGAAAGGATATCGAAACGGGTTGCGGATGGAGGCCCCAGGGTTCGTTTCTTTCTGCATGGAACTCCTAGGCAGTGGTGCGACGGCCGCAGAATTTGGATACAGGATGAGAAGAACAGATTGTATCGTATGATTGAAAGCGAAGATGAGAAAAGTGGTGGGAAATTGAAGGTGTGTGAGAGATTTTATTTTGCTGATAGGAAGCCTGATATGCAGATGCATTTTGAAGTTATTGAAAAGATGGATGTTAGTtga